Proteins from one Astatotilapia calliptera chromosome 8, fAstCal1.2, whole genome shotgun sequence genomic window:
- the sec24c gene encoding protein transport protein Sec24C isoform X4 has protein sequence MNVNQHTPMASPYGQPQPSFGQPGYAPLDGSYPAPYAPYNGPASAYQPGAPPQGPVRGPPTSGPPPVSAPQQYNQYSQSQGSMQNGPPPPTQAPPRPAVSQPYNQGAMNLSGPHPSYPQHYGPPSTMQQVTNQMTGMQITSGPPTAAGPGYAPPHSSQPPVSTGYSAAPQASYTQAPPPVSSAPTQPPPPSGPAAPQQYYSGPPPSSQQPFNSSLPPTSQQQQQFTSSVPPHPPPQQTLPPSSYSGPVPTQSQPPVPPVSQAQQSFPTPQPPFSSAPPPVSQSSFATGPPPSAPGSFPPQGPPPSSQPGSFPPPGPPLTSAPSCQYPGPMPPQQQPPPSQPSPYHSGHHPPRPQMPPTSMAQSNHLPPGPQGPAGPPGPLQQPPSQPGMQTGYPPQQNGAFGQVRGPQPGYSGPYPGQPNYGAPAPAPPAQKRLDPDAIPSPIQVIEDDKAKTTEPFTTGVRGQAPPLVTTNFQVQDQGNASPRFIRCTAYNMPCTADMAKQSQVPLAAVIKPLATLPPDEAPPLVVDHGESGPIRCNRCKAYMCPYMQFIEGGRRFQCGFCSCVTEVPPHYFQHLDHTGKRVDCYDRPELSLGSYEFLATVDYCKNNKLPPPPAFIFLIDVSYNAVKSGMVNIVCQELKTLLDCLPRENPEVESAVRVGFVTYNKVLHFYNVKSSLAQPQMMVVSDVSDMFVPLLDGFLVNVNESRQVIESLLDQIPEMFADTRETETVFGPVIQAGLEALKAADCAGKLFVFHTSLPIAEAPGKLKNREDKKLIGTDKEKSLFQPQVGFYSSLAKECVAQGCCVDLFLFPNQYVDVATLAVVPVSTGGSVYKYTYFQAQSDQERFLNDLRRDVQKLVGFDAVMRVRTSTGIRATDFFGSFYMSNTTDVELAGLDCDKAITVEFKHDDKLSEETGALMQCAVLYTSCSGQRRLRVHNMAVNCCSQLADLYRNCETDTIINYFSKYAFRGVLSNPTKAVRETLVNQCAQILACYRKNCASPSSAGQLILPECMKLLPVYLNCVLKSDVLLPGADVSLDDRAYLRQLISCMDVAESHVFFYPRLLPVMKLESGSLPVAVRDSEERLSKGGVYLLETGLHLFLWVGASVQQELLLNIFGTPSFSQIDSNVTSLPVLDNPISQALRELIYSFRAQRSRYMKLMVVKQEDRAELIFRHFLVEDKSASGGASYVDFLCHMHKEIRQLLS, from the exons ATGAATGTAAACCAGCACACGCCAATGGCCTCTCCATATGGCCAGCCCCAGCCTAGTTTTGGCCAGCCTGGTTACGCTCCCCTGGATGGGAGCTATCCAGCACCCTACGCACCCTACAATGGCCCTGCATCAGCCTATCAGCCTGGGGCTCCACCGCAAG GTCCTGTCAGGGGTCCTCCTACCTCTGGACCCCCGCCTGTCTCAGCACCTCAGCAGTACAATCAGTACAGTCAGAGTCAAGGGAGCATGCAGAATGGACCCCCACCTCCTACACAGGCACCACCCAG ACCTGCTGTCTCTCAGCCGTACAACCAGGGTGCTATGAACCTATCGGGGCCGCACCCTTCTTATCCCCAACACTATGGACCCCCATCCACAATGCAGCAGGTTACCAACCAGATGACGGGGATGCAGATCACCTCTGGACCACCAACCGCTGCTGGGCCAGGATATG CTCCACCTCACAGCTCCCAGCCTCCTGTCAGCACTGGGTACTCGGCCGCACCCCAGGCCTCCTACACCCAAGCCCCACCCCCTGTGTCCTCTGCTCCCACCCAGCCGCCACCTCCCAGCGGCCCCGCAGCTCCTCAGCAATATTATAGCGGCCCACCGCCTTCTTCTCAACAGCCATTCAATTCCTCTCTTCCCCCTAcctctcagcagcagcagcagttcacCTCTTCTGTACCtccacatcctcctcctcagcaaACCTTACCTCCATCCTCCTACTCGGGTCCGGTGCCTACACAAAGTCAACCTCCTGTTCCCCCAGTGTCCCAGGCACAGCAGTCCTTCCCTACACCCCAGCCCCCTTTCTCTTCAGCacctccacctgtcagtcaatcTTCCTTTGCCACTGGCCCTCCGCCTTCTGCCCCAGGCTCGTTTCCACCTCAAGGCCCCCCTCCTAGCTCTCAGCCTggttcttttcctcctcctggcCCCCCTCTAACCTCAGCCCCCTCTTGCCAGTACCCAGGTCCCATGCCACCCCAGCAGCAACCCCCTCCATCTCAGCCATCCCCCTATCACTCAGGGCACCATCCTCCTAGACCTCAAATGCCTCCCACTTCCATGGCTCAGAGCAATCACCTGCCTCCAGGACCCCAGGGCCCGGCAGGTCCTCCTGGGCCACTACAGCAGCCTCCATCTCAACCTGGGATGCAGACAGGATACCCTCCTCAGCAGAATG GTGCTTTTGGGCAGGTGAGAGGCCCTCAGCCTGGGTATTCAGGCCCTTACCCTGGGCAACCAAACTATGGAGCACCAgctcctgctccacctgcacAGAAAAGACTTGACCCAGATGCCATTCCTAGTCCG ATCCAGGTAATAGAGGATGACAAGGCTAAAACTACCGAGCCATTCACCACAGGGGTCAGGGGTCAAGCCCCACCACTGGTCACCACCAACTTCCAGGTTCAAGACCAAg GGAATGCCAGTCCCAGGTTTATTCGTTGTACAGCCTACAACATGCCTTGCACAGCTGATATGGCAAAGCAGTCTCAGGTGCCATTGGCTGCTGTCATCAAGCCCCTCGCCACGCTGCCACCTGATGAG GCCCCTCCACTCGTGGTGGACCACGGCGAGAGCGGTCCGATCCGCTGCAACCGTTGCAAGGCCTACATGTGTCCATACATGCAGTTCATAGAGGGAGGTCGCCGCTTCCAGTGTGGTTTCTGCAGCTGTGTCACAGAGG TGCCTCCACATTACTTCCAGCATCTGGACCACACTGGTAAGAGGGTGGACTGCTACGACCGGCCAGAGCTTTCACTGGGCAGTTATGAATTCCTTGCAACTGTTGACTACTGTAAG AATAACAAGCTCCCTCCGCCTCCAGCCTTCATCTTCCTTATTGATGTGTCCTACAATGCTGTGAAGAGCGGCATGGTCAACATTGTCTGCCAGGAACTCAAGACCCTACTAGACTGCCTCCCCAG GGAGAATCCCGAAGTGGAATCTGCAGTGCGAGTGGGTTTTGTCACCTACAACAAGGTTTTGCACTTCTACAACGTCAAGTCGAGCTTGGCCCAGCCCCAGATGATGGTGGTGTCAGACGTGTCAGACATGTTTGTACCCCTGCTTGACGGGTTCCTGGTGAATGTAAATGAAAGCAGACAAGTTATCGAGAG TTTGCTGGACCAGATCCCAGAGATGTTTGCAGATACCAGGGAGACGGAGACGGTGTTTGGACCCGTCATCCAAGCGGGACTGGAGGCACTAAAG GCTGCTGACTGTGCTGGgaagctgtttgtgtttcacaCCTCTTTGCCCATCGCGGAAGCCCCAGGAAAACTAAAAAACAGAGAAGACAAAAAACTGATTGGAACAGACAAGGAGAAG TCGCTATTTCAGCCTCAGGTGGGTTTCTACAGCTCTCTGGCTAAGGAGTGTGTAGCCCAGGGCTGTTGTGTGGATCTTTTCCTCTTCCCCAACCAGTATGTGGATGTTGCCACATTAGCTGTGGTTCCCGTCTCCACTGGAGGTTCAGTCTATAAATACACCTACTTCCAG GCCCAGTCGGATCAGGAGCGATTCTTAAACGACCTCAGACGAGACGTTCAGAAACTAGTTGGGTTTGATGCTGTTATGAGGGTGCGAACCAGCACAG GCATCCGAGCAACGGACTTCTTCGGCTCCTTTTATATGAGTAACACCACAGATGTGGAGCTGGCAGGTCTCGACTGTGACAAGGCCATCACTGTTGAGTTCAAACACGATGACAAGCTCAGCGAGGAGACGGGGGCACTCATGCAG TGTGCCGTGCTGTACACCAGCTGCAGCGGCCAGAGACGTCTCCGCGTCCACAACATGGCCGTGAACTGCTGCTCTCAGCTGGCTGACCTGTACCGCAACTGTGAGACAGACACAATCATCAACTACTTCTCCAAATACG CTTTCCGTGGCGTTCTCAGCAACCCCACTAAGGCAGTGAGAGAAACTCTTGTGAACCAGTGTGCTCAGATTCTGGCGTGCTACAGGAAGAACTGTGCAAGTCCCTCATCTGCTGGTCAG TTGATTCTCCCAGAGTGTATGAAGTTGCTCCCAGTATATCTGAACTGCGTGCTGAAGAGTGATGTGCTGCTACCTGGAGCCGACGTTTCATTGGATGACCGAGCTTACCTTAGACAGCTGATCAGCTGCATGGATGTTGCAGAGAGTCACGTCTTCTTCTACCCCCGCCTGCTGCCAGTG ATGAAATTGGAAAGCGGTTCGTTGCCAGTGGCAGTGAGGGACTCTGAGGAGAGGTTGTCAAAAGGAGGAGTTTACCTGCTGGAGACCGGGCTCCACCTTTTCCTGTGGGTGGGAGCCAGCGTTCAGCAGGAGCTGCTGCTTAACATCTTTGGCACGCCGAGCTTCAGCCAGATCGACTCAAACGTG ACAAGTCTGCCTGTCCTTGACAACCCCATCTCTCAGGCTCTCAGAGAGCTTATTTATTCTTTCAGAGCACAGCGATCACGATACATGAAG CTGATGGTGGTGAAGCAGGAAGACAGGGCCGAGCTGATATTCAGACACTTCCTGGTCGAAGACAAGAGCGCCAGCGGGGGAGCGTCATACGTAGACTTCCTGTGTCACATGCACAAGGAGATCCGCCAGCTTCTCAGCTAG